A stretch of Sulfurimonas xiamenensis DNA encodes these proteins:
- a CDS encoding Do family serine endopeptidase, giving the protein MKKLFILFTLALSLVYAKDSVEFKYAPKNLERNFPSAQNQILSYNNILENVRTSIVNISIKKEMKGNLYSANPFFNDPFFREFFKGYGDIPQERIQKSLGSGVIISKDGYIITNNHVIDGADEIIVNLAGDKKEYEAKLIGKDEKSDLAVIKIEAKNLNAVTFYDSDKVKVGDIVFALGNPFGVGETITQGIVSATGRSGVGIVEYEDFIQTDASINPGNSGGALINSAGHLIGINSAIISKSGGNVGIGFAIPSNMVTSIATSLIESGKFTRAYLGVTISDVSKDMSSFYDDNYGALITGVEENSPAQKAGLKRGDLIISVNGKKIESASELKNTIGSYAPNRVVNIKFLRDKKIDIVNVTLASLDNKVIAGEFEYKGMKLSEITPIYKQQLGLSIEGVLVQEVDQNSESFDSGIRKDDIIIQIENEEIKNLNEFKKATATKSKKRFFIYRRGGIFATVL; this is encoded by the coding sequence ATGAAAAAGCTCTTTATTCTGTTTACTCTGGCTCTCTCTCTTGTTTATGCAAAAGATAGCGTAGAGTTTAAATATGCACCTAAAAATCTTGAGAGAAACTTTCCAAGCGCACAAAACCAGATACTCTCCTATAACAACATTCTAGAAAATGTTAGAACAAGCATCGTAAATATCTCTATAAAAAAAGAGATGAAAGGAAATCTCTATAGTGCAAACCCTTTCTTTAACGACCCGTTTTTTAGAGAGTTTTTTAAAGGATACGGAGATATTCCTCAAGAGAGAATACAAAAATCACTAGGCTCGGGTGTTATCATCTCAAAAGACGGCTACATAATTACAAATAATCATGTCATTGACGGTGCGGATGAAATTATCGTCAATTTGGCGGGAGATAAAAAAGAGTATGAAGCTAAACTTATCGGTAAAGATGAGAAGAGTGATTTGGCTGTTATTAAGATTGAGGCAAAAAATCTAAATGCAGTAACATTTTACGACTCGGACAAAGTAAAAGTCGGAGACATCGTCTTTGCTCTGGGAAATCCGTTTGGAGTTGGCGAGACAATCACGCAGGGAATAGTCTCGGCAACAGGCAGAAGCGGCGTGGGAATAGTAGAGTATGAAGATTTTATCCAAACTGACGCTTCTATAAATCCGGGAAATTCGGGCGGCGCACTAATTAACTCCGCCGGACATCTCATAGGAATAAACTCGGCTATTATCTCAAAATCAGGCGGAAATGTCGGCATCGGGTTTGCAATCCCCTCAAACATGGTAACCTCGATAGCGACAAGTTTGATAGAGAGCGGCAAATTTACTCGCGCCTATCTTGGGGTTACTATTTCCGATGTTAGCAAAGATATGAGCAGTTTTTATGATGATAATTACGGTGCGCTTATTACAGGCGTAGAAGAGAACTCGCCTGCCCAAAAAGCCGGACTAAAAAGAGGCGACTTAATCATCTCTGTAAATGGCAAAAAAATTGAGAGTGCAAGTGAACTTAAAAATACTATAGGCTCTTACGCTCCAAATAGAGTAGTAAATATAAAATTTTTAAGAGATAAAAAGATAGATATTGTGAATGTAACTCTTGCTAGCTTAGATAATAAAGTTATTGCAGGTGAGTTTGAATATAAAGGTATGAAACTCTCTGAAATAACTCCTATATATAAACAACAACTGGGTCTCTCAATTGAAGGTGTACTTGTTCAAGAGGTGGATCAAAACAGCGAATCATTTGATTCTGGAATTAGAAAAGATGATATCATTATTCAGATAGAAAATGAAGAGATAAAAAATTTGAATGAATTTAAAAAAGCTACCGCAACAAAAAGTAAAAAAAGATTTTTTATCTATAGAAGAGGCGGTATTTTTGCCACTGTTTTATAA